Sequence from the Salinicoccus sp. Bachu38 genome:
GATTATTCTGATCCTGTCTCGCCGAGTTCGGGAAAGGCGGCAATGTGCCCTTCTCCGCCAGAAACGGGTCGACCAGAAATCTCTTCCCTGCATAGTCCACAACGAGTGTGGCATTACGTATATGTTGGATGTTCATAAAAGCAACTCCTTTAGTTTGATTTACCTCCAGTGTATACTGATACCACTTCTGAAATAAATGGATGGATGAAAGTCTTTATGCCATTTCACTTTAAAAATGAAAGGAGCAGACGCCTATGCTCGACGAAACAGATTCGCTCATTCTGGATGCTCTCAGGACAAACAGCCGCATCACGATGAAGGAACTCGGTGAAAAGGTGCATTTGAGTGGTCCTGCGGCTTCCACACGGGTGGAGAAGCTGGAAGATGCGAGAGTCATCGAAGGATTCACCATCAAAGTAAATCCGGAAAAGATGGGCTATCCGGTCCATGCCTTCATCACCATATTTACAAGCAGCTCTTACCACACTCACTATTTGAACTTGCTGGAGGCCAACGAACAGTACGTTGTCCGAAACCATAAAATCAGTGGAGACGGGTGCTATCTCCTCGAATGCCACTTCCCTTCAAACAAAGTACTGGATGAATTCCTCGTTCAGCTGGAATCCCATGTGAACTACAAGCTCTCAATCGTCATCAACTAACGGGAGCACAGAGATGTCATCTGTTCCATGATGCCCCAAGACAGTTGGATGGCTCATACCTCTAAATATTAATGCATGTATTTATTTGGTATGATACCAGTATCACTAAATGTCCAAATCTTTAAACATTTCATATATGGAACACTTTGTACGTCCACCACAATGACGATACATGGACTGGATGGTTGTATTTATCAGGAAAGTGAATACCGCAACGAGCAGCAGTTATTTTCTACTTTAAGGAGATGTCTTGAATGCCACAAAAAAGTGTATTGATCATCGGCGGCGGGCTCGGAGGGTTGTCTGCCGCCATTTCCCTGGCCCAAAAGGGATATGATGTATCGTTATATGAGAAGAATGACCACCTGGGCGGGAAGCTGAATCGTCTGGAGCAGGATGGCTTCGGCTTTGATCTCGGCCCTTCCATTTTGACGATGCCTAAAGTATTTGAAAAACTCTTTACGACAAGCGGAAAGAAGATGGCCGATTATGTGCCGACGGTCAAGCTGAATCATCAGTGGCGTTCCTTCTTCCCAGATGGCAATGTCATCGACCTGTATGAAGACATGAAGGACATGCAGGAAAAGAACCCGTCCTTGAATGAAAAGGACATCAAGGAGTATCAGAAGCTGCTCGCCTACTCCAAGAAGCTGTATGATACGACCGAACAGAGCTACTTCAAAGGGGTCGATGATAAGAAGGACATCCTGAAGTACCAGGGGGTATTCAGCACCTTGAAGGGCTTTGACCTGTTTTCGACGGTACACCAGGCGATCGACAAGCGTATCAGCAACAAGCAGTTGAGTGATATGCTTTCCTACTTCATTAAATACGTCGGTTCCTCCCCCTACGATGCACCCGCTGTATTGAACATGATGATATATATGCAGCATGATCAGGGCGTATGGTATGTACCGGGCGGGATGGACAACCTGACCAAGGGGCTTGTACAGCTTGCTGAAGAGATCGGCGTGACGATCCATACCGGGCAGCATATTTCTGAACTCCGAAATGCGGAAGGCAGGATCACCGGTGCCGTGCTGGATGATGGCACACAATTGAATGCAGACTATTATGTTTCCAATATGGAGGTCATTCCGACCTACGAACAGCTGATTGGCGGACAGGAGGCCTATGTCAGGAAAATCAAAAAGAAATTCGAGCCTGCCAGTTCCGGACTGGTCATGCATCTGGGGGTCAAGAAGACCTATCCCCAGCTTGCCCACCACAACTTCTTCTTTGCAGAAGATATGAAGAAGCAGATGCATAAAATATTCCATAAGCATGAACTGCCGGATGATCCAGTCATTTACCTGGTGAACGTCAACAAGACAGATCCGGACCAGGCGCCGCCAGGGCATGAGAACCTGAAGGTGCTCCCCCACATCCCATATATCCAGGACGAGCCTTTTACGGCTGAAGCCTATGAGCGGTTTGCAGAACAGACACTGATCAAACTCGAGCGTATGGGCCTGAAAGACCTGCGGCAAAACATCGTAACAAAGGATGTATGGACGCCGGAGGACATCCAGCGGGTGTACGGCTCCGACCGGGGTGCAATCTACGGCACCCTGTCCGACCGCAAGAAGAACAAGGGGTTCAAGCATCCAAAGCAGAGTGAGCACTATGACAACCTCTACTTCGTCGGGGGCACAGTGAATCCCGGAGGCGGGATGCCGATGGTTACATTGAGCGGCCAGCATGTCAGCGACCAGATTGTCCAGAGGGATTCGGACGAAGGTTGATGCTCC
This genomic interval carries:
- a CDS encoding Lrp/AsnC family transcriptional regulator, coding for MLDETDSLILDALRTNSRITMKELGEKVHLSGPAASTRVEKLEDARVIEGFTIKVNPEKMGYPVHAFITIFTSSSYHTHYLNLLEANEQYVVRNHKISGDGCYLLECHFPSNKVLDEFLVQLESHVNYKLSIVIN
- a CDS encoding phytoene desaturase family protein, which produces MPQKSVLIIGGGLGGLSAAISLAQKGYDVSLYEKNDHLGGKLNRLEQDGFGFDLGPSILTMPKVFEKLFTTSGKKMADYVPTVKLNHQWRSFFPDGNVIDLYEDMKDMQEKNPSLNEKDIKEYQKLLAYSKKLYDTTEQSYFKGVDDKKDILKYQGVFSTLKGFDLFSTVHQAIDKRISNKQLSDMLSYFIKYVGSSPYDAPAVLNMMIYMQHDQGVWYVPGGMDNLTKGLVQLAEEIGVTIHTGQHISELRNAEGRITGAVLDDGTQLNADYYVSNMEVIPTYEQLIGGQEAYVRKIKKKFEPASSGLVMHLGVKKTYPQLAHHNFFFAEDMKKQMHKIFHKHELPDDPVIYLVNVNKTDPDQAPPGHENLKVLPHIPYIQDEPFTAEAYERFAEQTLIKLERMGLKDLRQNIVTKDVWTPEDIQRVYGSDRGAIYGTLSDRKKNKGFKHPKQSEHYDNLYFVGGTVNPGGGMPMVTLSGQHVSDQIVQRDSDEG